TGTGCGCGCGGGATATCTGGACCGGGTGCCGGCCTGCCCGTCCGGCGGGGAGTATGTGTGGCTGTCAACCGGAGTGCCCTCCAGGCTGATCTGTTCGCTGCACGGCGCGCAGGATTACGCGCCCGGCGCGGATCCGGAGAACGATTTGTTCGTTTCCGGGTGCGACAATCTTTCCGGCTTTAAAGTCAGCCGGGGCAAATGGCAGCCGCAATCCGGCAAACTGACTGCGCCGGACGGAGGTCTCAATGTTGCTTTTTTCGGGTCTGAGCGGTGGCGCGATTACACTTTAACCGTCATCGCTTCCCATGTCGCCGGGCGGGGGCCGGGGATCTGCTACCGGTGCGCCGACGGCGGCGCGCTGTCCGGCTATCTGCTGGAATACGGGGAGAATGGCCGGGAGCTGGCAGTTTCCAGAATGGCGGACGGCACGAAGACGCGCGTGGCTTCCGGGCTTTTGCCCAGGAATTTCAGGGCGGCGGGCGCGCCGCATATATATTCAGTCACCGTAACGGGCGATTCGCATGTCGTGAAAGCGGATGACGCGCCGGTTTTCGCTTTTACGGACACTGCCTTTCAATCCGGCGCAGCCGGACTCTTTGCCGAAGGCGGCGCCGGCCTGGCGATTGATTCCGTGCGCGTTTCAAAATAAGAAAGCGTGTTCCCGCGCAGATCAGAGCAGTTTCCTGAACTCGTCCGTTTCTTTTCTTCCGGCTTCAACCGTAACCCAGGCGGTTCTGGTTTTCACGGAAAGTGCCGCCGCGCCCCTGAATGAAACGGGCGTATACTTTCCATCGGACGGGCGCAGCCCGAACAGCCCGCATAACACGTCTATCCCCTCTTTTGAAACGGTGCTTTCAACGGCGCTGACATCGCAGTCCGGCGCAAGCCCGGCCGCGCGCACATAGCCAAACGTCAGGGCGAGCGCTTTTATGGCCTGCGGCGTAAGCGCCGCCGTGTGGTTTAACGCGAGTCGGGCGAGCAGGCGGGCGAGAGCGGTATCGTCGAGCAGGCGGTATTTGGCGGAGAAATCGCTGTCGCCTGCCACGGGCACGCAGTCAATCCCTCTGGAGTAGGGTTTGATGTCCAGAACAGGGGTGCCGTCCGCCGCGTCGAGCGACGCGAGCGTCAGGGTAAGCCCCCTGATTTTGAGCAGGCGCGCGCAGGTCAGGGCTACGGGGTTAGGCCGGTCGGGCGAGCGCATTGCGAACACCCCGCGTTCCTTCGCGGCGGATGAAATTTTGCGGGGCCGGGCTTTTAAAACGCTTCTGTCCGCCCGGTCAAACCAGCA
Above is a genomic segment from Elusimicrobiaceae bacterium containing:
- the tsaA gene encoding tRNA (N6-threonylcarbamoyladenosine(37)-N6)-methyltransferase TrmO; translated protein: MKLDITPVGYVRNAVKNRSDMKPGGVASTIEISPAFRPALKGLELCTHIWALCWFDRADRSVLKARPRKISSAAKERGVFAMRSPDRPNPVALTCARLLKIRGLTLTLASLDAADGTPVLDIKPYSRGIDCVPVAGDSDFSAKYRLLDDTALARLLARLALNHTAALTPQAIKALALTFGYVRAAGLAPDCDVSAVESTVSKEGIDVLCGLFGLRPSDGKYTPVSFRGAAALSVKTRTAWVTVEAGRKETDEFRKLL